DNA from Pseudanabaena galeata CCNP1313:
GAATCACAATCAACCCCAGACAATGTGGCGGTCGTCCCTGCATTCGTGGTATGAGAATTCGCGTCTCAGACGTTCTTGACTTATTTGTAGCTGGACTCAGCGCCGAAGAGATTTTAGAAGAAATGCCCGATCTAGAAAGAGATGACCTAAAAGCAGCACTAGCCTATGCATCTCGTAAACTCAACCATCCCGTATTAGTTGCATGACCATCTGGATTGATGCCCATTTATCACCAGCGATCGCCCCTTGGATCTATAGAACCTTTAATATAAGCGCCTTCGCTTTGCGAGATCTTGGATTAAGAGATGCAGAAGATCCTGAAATCTTTGAAGCAGGTAAAGCTCAAGAAATTATTTTTATGACCAAAGATAGTGATTTTGTCGATCTAGTTGAACGGCTCGGATCGCCACCGCAAATTATTTGGTTGACGTTTGGCAATACTTCCAATGCCCAATTGAAAGAAATTCTGACTGCTACTTTACCAAAAGCATTAGAAATTCTAGCTACAGGTGAATCATTAGTAGAAATTAGCGGAAATTAAATTTAAGGTTATCGAGAAAAAATATGGCTGAAACAGTTACCTTACAAATACCAGAAGCATTGTACCAACGCCTTGCGATCGCGGCAGGAGCAACAAGAGCGATCGCTTAAAAAACATAAAAAGTCTCCAGTTCCATGACAAAATTAAAAAGTTTCATTTTATAAGCAATAGCAGTTTCATGGAAGCACGTCCGCAAGAGGTGATCTTTTACGCAACCGAAGACGACGAGCGTCCCTTTGAACTTTGGTTAGAATCACTACGCGATCGTCAAGCAAGAGCTTGAATTAAAGCACGACTCGATCGAGTTGAAAATGGAAACTTTGGAGACTACAAGCCTGTTGGATCAGGAGTCATAGAACTCAGAATTGACTACGGACAAGGTTATCGAATATATTTTGCTCAAGCAGGAGAAACCATAGTTCTTTTGCTATGTGGCGGTGACAAAAGCACCCAAAATCAAGATATCATCAAAGCAAAGCATTACTGGGTAGATTTTCAGAGGAGAAAAAATGCCAACCTATAAAAGCTATCATTCCTATCTAATTGAATCCTTAAAAGATCCCTTAGAAGCTGCTGCTTACTTAGATGCAGTCCTAGAAGATGGTGACTTTGAACATATTTTATTGGCTTTGAAAAATGTTGCAGAAGCTCAACAAGATGTTACTAACAATTCAAAAAACAAAAAGCTGAATTTAGATCTCAACTCTCAACTATTTCCAAACCAACAGCCCAGCGAGTTAATGACAATTGCTAAATTACTAAACCAATTAGGGCTAAAACTCTCTGTAACTGTTCAGGAAAGACAACCTGCCTGAAATTACTTTGTATGAATTATAACTGAAACAGTTATTTTCAAAATCCAGAGCCATCGTAACAAAGCCTAGCGATTGTCGCGATCGCCATGATAATTTTAGAAGAACTCGAAGATGAAATTCAATGGAATATTTCAGTTGAACATTCTCAAGACGTACTAGCAAAACTAGCTAAAGAAGCAATGTCTGAGTATCATTCAGGCAAGACTCAAGAAAATGAACGAAGCCGATCGCAATCCACCACAGATTACTCCAAATATCCAAGTAACAGCGCAAACACTTTTTAGCGAAATTCGTCAGCTTATTGATGCCGCCAAACAACGCGCCGCCGTTGCCATCAATGCCGAAATTACACTGCTCTATTGGCAAGTCGGCGATCGCATTCAAACCGAAATACTCCAACGTCAACGCGCCGAATATGGCAAACAGGTTATAACAGAACTTTCGCGACACCTTACCCAAACTTACGGTAAAGGCTGGAGCGAAAGGCAACTGCGCTATTGCATCCTGATCGCCGAAGTTTTTCCCGATCGAGAAATTTTGCATACACTGTGTGCAAAATTGAGTTGGTCACATCTCAAGCTAATAATGGGTATAGATGACCAACTAAAGCGCAATTTCTACATCGAGATTACACAACTCGAAAATTGGAGCGTTCGCCAACTACAAGAACGCATCAACTCCATGCTATTCGAGCGCACCGCCATCTCCCGCAAACCCGAAGAAACCATTCGCCATGATTTAGAACAATTACGCGAAAACAAGCAAATATCACCCGATTTACTGCTAAAAGATCCCTACATCCTAGACTTTTTAGATATAAGCGATCGCTACCTCGAAAAAGACCTCGAAGATGCCATCCTGCGTGATATCGAGAAATTTTTATTAGAACTTGGCGCAGGATTCACCTTTATTGCAAGACAAAAACGTATCCAAATTGATAACGACGACTTTTATATTGACCTGCTGTTCTATAACCGCAAACTCAAACGCCTTGTTGCGATCGACCTCAAACTCGGCAACTTTCGCCACGAATACAAAAGCCAAATGGAACTTTATCTGCGTTGGCTTGCCAAATATGACCAAGAAAGCGATGAACAATCCCCATTGGGAATCATTTTATGTGCAGGTAAAAAACAAGAACAGATTGAACTACTCGAACTAGACAAAAGCGGTATCCATGTCGCCGAATACCTCACCGTATTACCTCCCAAAGAATTACTTCAAGCAAAACTACAACAAGCGATCGCATCGGCTCGTCG
Protein-coding regions in this window:
- a CDS encoding DUF433 domain-containing protein, encoding MPELLKRITINPRQCGGRPCIRGMRIRVSDVLDLFVAGLSAEEILEEMPDLERDDLKAALAYASRKLNHPVLVA
- a CDS encoding DUF5615 family PIN-like protein, whose product is MTIWIDAHLSPAIAPWIYRTFNISAFALRDLGLRDAEDPEIFEAGKAQEIIFMTKDSDFVDLVERLGSPPQIIWLTFGNTSNAQLKEILTATLPKALEILATGESLVEISGN
- a CDS encoding helix-turn-helix domain-containing transcriptional regulator, translating into MPTYKSYHSYLIESLKDPLEAAAYLDAVLEDGDFEHILLALKNVAEAQQDVTNNSKNKKLNLDLNSQLFPNQQPSELMTIAKLLNQLGLKLSVTVQERQPA
- a CDS encoding PDDEXK nuclease domain-containing protein, whose translation is MNEADRNPPQITPNIQVTAQTLFSEIRQLIDAAKQRAAVAINAEITLLYWQVGDRIQTEILQRQRAEYGKQVITELSRHLTQTYGKGWSERQLRYCILIAEVFPDREILHTLCAKLSWSHLKLIMGIDDQLKRNFYIEITQLENWSVRQLQERINSMLFERTAISRKPEETIRHDLEQLRENKQISPDLLLKDPYILDFLDISDRYLEKDLEDAILRDIEKFLLELGAGFTFIARQKRIQIDNDDFYIDLLFYNRKLKRLVAIDLKLGNFRHEYKSQMELYLRWLAKYDQESDEQSPLGIILCAGKKQEQIELLELDKSGIHVAEYLTVLPPKELLQAKLQQAIASARRRLPSLT